One part of the Equus asinus isolate D_3611 breed Donkey chromosome 6, EquAss-T2T_v2, whole genome shotgun sequence genome encodes these proteins:
- the CCDC85A gene encoding coiled-coil domain-containing protein 85A isoform X7, producing MSKAAGSAAAAAAESCPSASASPSAAAAVEDLSKVSDEELLQWSKEELIRSLRRAEAEKVSAMLDHSNLIREVNRRLQLHLGEIRGLKDINQKLQEDNQELRDLCCFLDDDRQKGKRVSREWQRLGRYTAGVMHKEVALYLQKLKELEVKQEEVVKENMELKELCVLLDEEKGTGCAGSRCSIDSQASLCQLAASTAPYVRDVGDGSSTSSTGSTDSPDHHKHHASSGSPEHLQKPRGEGSPEHSKHRSTSPEHLQKPRASGTPDHPKALKGPSPEHHKPLGKGSPEQQRHPHPGSSPETLPKHVLSGSPEHFQKHRPGGSPEHTRHSGGSPEHLQKHALSGSLEHLPRARGTSPEHLKQHFGGSPDHKHGGGGGGGSGGGSREGTLRRQAQEDLSPHHRNVYSGMNVTLRCPGQRTCKGGQRFFITWPVPNFLALLLLLCV from the exons ATGTCGAAGGCGGCTGGAAgcgcagcagcggcggcggcggaaAGTTGTCCTTCAGCCTCTGCCAGCCCGTCCGCGGCCGCGGCCGTGGAGGACCTGTCCAAAGTGTCGGACGAGGAGCTGCTGCAGTGGAGCAAGGAGGAGCTGATCCGCAGTCTGCGGCGCGCCGAGGCCGAGAAGGTGAGCGCGATGCTGGACCACAGCAACCTCATCCGCGAGGTGAACCGCCGCCTGCAGCTGCATCTCGGCGAGATCCGTGGGCTCAAG GATATCAACCAGAAACTCCAGGAGGACAACCAGGAACTGAGGGACCTCTGCTGTTTCCTGGATGATGACCGGCAGAAAGGCAAGAGGGTGTCCCGGGAGTGGCAGAGACTGGGCCGCTACACGGCTGGGGTGATGCACAAGGAAGTGGCCTTATACCTGCAGAAGCTGAAGGAGCTGGAGGTGAAGCAGGAGGAGGTGGTGAAGGAGAACATGGAGCTCAAGGAGCTCTGTGTGCTGCTGGATGAGGAGAAGGGCACCGGCTGTGCAGGCAGCCGCTGCTCCATCGACAGCCAGGCCAGCCTGTGCCAGCTCGCTGCCAGCACAGCACCCTATGTGCGGGATGTGGGTGACGGCAGCAGCACCTCCAGCACGGGCAGCACCGACAGCCCCGACCACCACAAGCACCACGCCAGCAGTGGCAGCCCCGAGCACCTGCAGAAGCCCCGGGGCGAGGGCAGCCCGGAGCACTCCAAGCACAGGAGCACCAGCCCTGAGCACCTACAGAAACCCAGGGCCTCTGGGACCCCAGATCACCCAAAAGCACTCAAAGGACCCAGCCCTGAGCACCACAAACCCTTGGGCAAAGGCAGCCCTGAACAGCAAAGGCACCCACACCCAGGGAGCAGCCCTGAAACGCTACCCAAGCACGTGCTGAGCGGGAGCCCTGAACACTTCCAGAAGCACAGGCCTGGGGGCAGCCCTGAACACACCCGGCACAGTGGAGGGAGCCCCGAGCATCTTCAGAAACATGCCCTGAGTGGGAGCCTGGAGCATCTACCCAGAGCCAGGGGCACCAGCCCTGAGCACCTCAAACAGCATTTTGGAGGGAGCCCTGATCACAAACACGGGGGCGGAGGAGGCGGAGGCAGCGGCGGAGGCAGCAGGGAGGGTACCCTGCGAAGGCAGGCGCAAGAGGACCTGTCACCCCATCACCGGAATGTCTACAGTGGCATGAATG
- the CCDC85A gene encoding coiled-coil domain-containing protein 85A isoform X8 translates to MSKAAGSAAAAAAESCPSASASPSAAAAVEDLSKVSDEELLQWSKEELIRSLRRAEAEKVSAMLDHSNLIREVNRRLQLHLGEIRGLKDINQKLQEDNQELRDLCCFLDDDRQKGKRVSREWQRLGRYTAGVMHKEVALYLQKLKELEVKQEEVVKENMELKELCVLLDEEKGTGCAGSRCSIDSQASLCQLAASTAPYVRDVGDGSSTSSTGSTDSPDHHKHHASSGSPEHLQKPRGEGSPEHSKHRSTSPEHLQKPRASGTPDHPKALKGPSPEHHKPLGKGSPEQQRHPHPGSSPETLPKHVLSGSPEHFQKHRPGGSPEHTRHSGGSPEHLQKHALSGSLEHLPRARGTSPEHLKQHFGGSPDHKHGGGGGGGSGGGSREGTLRRQAQEDLSPHHRNVYSGMNGCMEETWRCCRFLSWN, encoded by the exons ATGTCGAAGGCGGCTGGAAgcgcagcagcggcggcggcggaaAGTTGTCCTTCAGCCTCTGCCAGCCCGTCCGCGGCCGCGGCCGTGGAGGACCTGTCCAAAGTGTCGGACGAGGAGCTGCTGCAGTGGAGCAAGGAGGAGCTGATCCGCAGTCTGCGGCGCGCCGAGGCCGAGAAGGTGAGCGCGATGCTGGACCACAGCAACCTCATCCGCGAGGTGAACCGCCGCCTGCAGCTGCATCTCGGCGAGATCCGTGGGCTCAAG GATATCAACCAGAAACTCCAGGAGGACAACCAGGAACTGAGGGACCTCTGCTGTTTCCTGGATGATGACCGGCAGAAAGGCAAGAGGGTGTCCCGGGAGTGGCAGAGACTGGGCCGCTACACGGCTGGGGTGATGCACAAGGAAGTGGCCTTATACCTGCAGAAGCTGAAGGAGCTGGAGGTGAAGCAGGAGGAGGTGGTGAAGGAGAACATGGAGCTCAAGGAGCTCTGTGTGCTGCTGGATGAGGAGAAGGGCACCGGCTGTGCAGGCAGCCGCTGCTCCATCGACAGCCAGGCCAGCCTGTGCCAGCTCGCTGCCAGCACAGCACCCTATGTGCGGGATGTGGGTGACGGCAGCAGCACCTCCAGCACGGGCAGCACCGACAGCCCCGACCACCACAAGCACCACGCCAGCAGTGGCAGCCCCGAGCACCTGCAGAAGCCCCGGGGCGAGGGCAGCCCGGAGCACTCCAAGCACAGGAGCACCAGCCCTGAGCACCTACAGAAACCCAGGGCCTCTGGGACCCCAGATCACCCAAAAGCACTCAAAGGACCCAGCCCTGAGCACCACAAACCCTTGGGCAAAGGCAGCCCTGAACAGCAAAGGCACCCACACCCAGGGAGCAGCCCTGAAACGCTACCCAAGCACGTGCTGAGCGGGAGCCCTGAACACTTCCAGAAGCACAGGCCTGGGGGCAGCCCTGAACACACCCGGCACAGTGGAGGGAGCCCCGAGCATCTTCAGAAACATGCCCTGAGTGGGAGCCTGGAGCATCTACCCAGAGCCAGGGGCACCAGCCCTGAGCACCTCAAACAGCATTTTGGAGGGAGCCCTGATCACAAACACGGGGGCGGAGGAGGCGGAGGCAGCGGCGGAGGCAGCAGGGAGGGTACCCTGCGAAGGCAGGCGCAAGAGGACCTGTCACCCCATCACCGGAATGTCTACAGTGGCATGAATG
- the CCDC85A gene encoding coiled-coil domain-containing protein 85A isoform X9, with protein sequence MSKAAGSAAAAAAESCPSASASPSAAAAVEDLSKVSDEELLQWSKEELIRSLRRAEAEKVSAMLDHSNLIREVNRRLQLHLGEIRGLKDINQKLQEDNQELRDLCCFLDDDRQKGKRVSREWQRLGRYTAGVMHKEVALYLQKLKELEVKQEEVVKENMELKELCVLLDEEKGTGCAGSRCSIDSQASLCQLAASTAPYVRDVGDGSSTSSTGSTDSPDHHKHHASSGSPEHLQKPRGEGSPEHSKHRSTSPEHLQKPRASGTPDHPKALKGPSPEHHKPLGKGSPEQQRHPHPGSSPETLPKHVLSGSPEHFQKHRPGGSPEHTRHSGGSPEHLQKHALSGSLEHLPRARGTSPEHLKQHFGGSPDHKHGGGGGGGSGGGSREGTLRRQAQEDLSPHHRNVYSGMNGSVFSSSEECS encoded by the exons ATGTCGAAGGCGGCTGGAAgcgcagcagcggcggcggcggaaAGTTGTCCTTCAGCCTCTGCCAGCCCGTCCGCGGCCGCGGCCGTGGAGGACCTGTCCAAAGTGTCGGACGAGGAGCTGCTGCAGTGGAGCAAGGAGGAGCTGATCCGCAGTCTGCGGCGCGCCGAGGCCGAGAAGGTGAGCGCGATGCTGGACCACAGCAACCTCATCCGCGAGGTGAACCGCCGCCTGCAGCTGCATCTCGGCGAGATCCGTGGGCTCAAG GATATCAACCAGAAACTCCAGGAGGACAACCAGGAACTGAGGGACCTCTGCTGTTTCCTGGATGATGACCGGCAGAAAGGCAAGAGGGTGTCCCGGGAGTGGCAGAGACTGGGCCGCTACACGGCTGGGGTGATGCACAAGGAAGTGGCCTTATACCTGCAGAAGCTGAAGGAGCTGGAGGTGAAGCAGGAGGAGGTGGTGAAGGAGAACATGGAGCTCAAGGAGCTCTGTGTGCTGCTGGATGAGGAGAAGGGCACCGGCTGTGCAGGCAGCCGCTGCTCCATCGACAGCCAGGCCAGCCTGTGCCAGCTCGCTGCCAGCACAGCACCCTATGTGCGGGATGTGGGTGACGGCAGCAGCACCTCCAGCACGGGCAGCACCGACAGCCCCGACCACCACAAGCACCACGCCAGCAGTGGCAGCCCCGAGCACCTGCAGAAGCCCCGGGGCGAGGGCAGCCCGGAGCACTCCAAGCACAGGAGCACCAGCCCTGAGCACCTACAGAAACCCAGGGCCTCTGGGACCCCAGATCACCCAAAAGCACTCAAAGGACCCAGCCCTGAGCACCACAAACCCTTGGGCAAAGGCAGCCCTGAACAGCAAAGGCACCCACACCCAGGGAGCAGCCCTGAAACGCTACCCAAGCACGTGCTGAGCGGGAGCCCTGAACACTTCCAGAAGCACAGGCCTGGGGGCAGCCCTGAACACACCCGGCACAGTGGAGGGAGCCCCGAGCATCTTCAGAAACATGCCCTGAGTGGGAGCCTGGAGCATCTACCCAGAGCCAGGGGCACCAGCCCTGAGCACCTCAAACAGCATTTTGGAGGGAGCCCTGATCACAAACACGGGGGCGGAGGAGGCGGAGGCAGCGGCGGAGGCAGCAGGGAGGGTACCCTGCGAAGGCAGGCGCAAGAGGACCTGTCACCCCATCACCGGAATGTCTACAGTGGCATGAATG